The following proteins come from a genomic window of Drosophila sulfurigaster albostrigata strain 15112-1811.04 chromosome X, ASM2355843v2, whole genome shotgun sequence:
- the LOC133849547 gene encoding RNA polymerase II subunit A C-terminal domain phosphatase SSU72, translated as MTDPSKLSVAVVCSSNMNRSMEAHNFLAKKGFNVRSYGTGERVKLPGIAFDKPNVYEFGTSYEHIYRDLESKDKEFYTQNGLLHMLDRNRRIKKCPERFQETKEQFDIIITVEERVYDLVVLHMESMAAVNNRPVHVLNVDVVDNSEDALMGAFLITDMLNLMAKSNDIDNDIDEMIQEFEERRNRVILHSVLFY; from the exons ATGACTGACCCGAGCAAATTGTCCGTTGCTGTGGTCTGTTCATCGAACATGAATCGCTCCATGGAGGCGCACAATTTCCTAGCGAAAAAGGGCTTCAACGTGCGCTCCTATGGCACCGGTGAACGGGTCAAGTTGCCCGGCATTGCCTTCGACAAGCCGAATGTTTACGAATTCGGCACCAGCTACGAGCACATCTATCGCGACTTGGAGTCCAAAGACAAGGAATT TTACACACAGAACGGTTTGCTGCACATGCTCGACCGTAATCGGCGCATTAAGAAATGCCCCGAACGCTTTCAAGAGACCAAAGAACAATTTGATATTATCATTACGGTGGAGGAGCGAGTCTACGATCTGGTTGTGCTTCACATGGAGTCTATGGCTGCCGTCAACAATCGGCCCGTTCACGTACTCAACGTGGATGTCGTGGACAACTCTGAGGATGCATTGATGGGTGCATTTCTAATTACGGACATGCTTAATCTG ATGGCTAAATCAAACGATATCGATAACGACATCGATGAGATGATACAGGAGTTTGAGGAGCGACGAAATCGGGTGATCCTGCACTCGGTGCTCTTTTACTGA
- the LOC133849544 gene encoding glucose-6-phosphate 1-dehydrogenase isoform X1 gives MNQAGNSDISGSGTLDLIIKSLKSATMICEGTHFDGKIPHTFVVFGASGDLAKKKIYPTLWWLYRDDLLPKPTKICGYARSKMSIEKLRSNCDAYMKVQPGEQAKYDEFWSLNSYVAGAYDGRTGYELLNQQLEQMENHCKANRIFYLALPPSVYDLVTLNIKNICMSRNGWNRVIVEKPFGRDDVTSKALSDHLASLFDEEQLYRIDHYLGKEMVQNLMTIRFGNKILSSTWNRENIASVQITFKEPFGTQGRGGYFDEFGIIRDVMQNHLIQILSLVAMEKPVSCHPDDIRDEKVKVLKSIPALELSDMVLGQYVGNPDGTTEDARTGYLEDPTVTSTSTTPTFAMAVMKINNERWQGVPFILRCGKALNERKAEVRIQYQDVPGDIFEGHTKRNELVIRVQPGEALYFKMMTKSPGITFDIEETELDLTYEHRYKDSYLPDAYERLILDVFCGSQMHFVRSDELREAWRIFTPILHKIEQEHTKPLPYVYGSRGPKEADRKCEEANFRYYGSYKWHGSKSSTSNL, from the exons ATGAATCAAGCGG GCAACTCAGACATCTCGGGCAGCGGCACGCTGGATCTAATTATCAAGTCCCTCAAGTCCGCCACAATGATTTGTGAGGGCACACACTTTGACGGCAAAATTCCGCACACTTTTGTGGTCTTTGGTGCCTCG GGCGATCTGGCGAAAAAGAAGATCTATCCTACTTTGTGGTGGCTTTACCGCGATGATTTGCTGCCAAAACCCACGAAAATATGCGGTTATGCTCGCTCCAAGATGTCCATTGAAAAGCTCCGCTCGAACTGCGACGCCTACATGAAG GTTCAACCCGGTGAGCAAGCCAAGTACGATGAGTTCTGGAGCCTCAACAGCTATGTGGCTGGTGCCTACGATGGTCGCACCGGCTACGAACTGCTCAATCAGCAATTGGAGCAGATGGAGAACCACTGCAAGGCGAATCGCATATTCTATTTGGCATTGCCGCCCAGTGTGTATGACCTGGTGACGCTGAACATCAAGAACATCTGCATGTCGCGCAACGGCTGGAATCGAGTGATCGTGGAGAAGCCTTTTGGCCGCGACGATGTCACCTCGAAGGCATTGAGCGATCATCTGGCGAGCCTGTTTGATGAAGAGCAACTCTATCGCATTGATCACTATCTGGGCAAGGAGATGGTACAGAATTTGATGACCATACGTTTTGGCAACAAGATCCTCAGCTCGACGTGGAATCGCGAAAATATCGCGTCCGTGCAGATCACATTCAAGGAACCCTTTGGCACTCAGGGCCGTGGCGGTTACTTCGATGAGTTTGGCATCATTCGCGATGTGATGCAGAACCATTTGATACAGATACTCTCGCTGGTCGCCATGGAGAAGCCCGTCTCGTGCCATCCCGATGACATTCGCGACGAGAAGGTCAAGGTGCTAAAGAGTATTCCGGCGCTGGAGCTCAGCGACATGGTTTTGGGTCAGTATGTGGGCAACCCGGATGGGACCACAGAGGATGCTCGCACTGGCTACTTGGAGGATCCAACCGTAACGAGCACTTCAACGACGCCCACATTTGCCATGGCCGTCATGAAGATCAACAATGAACGCTGGCAGGGCGTTCCGTTCATCTTGCGTTGCGGCAAAGCGTTGAACGAACGCAAGGCGGAGGTTCGCATTCAATATCAGGATGTCCCCGGCGACATCTTCGAGGGGCATACGAAACGCAACGAGCTGGTCATACGTGTCCAGCCCGGCGAGGCGCTCTACTTTAAGATGATGACCAAAAGTCCGGGCATTACGTTTGATATCGAGGAAACCGAATTGGATTTGACGTACGAGCATCGCTACAAGGATTCCTATCTGCCGGATGCGTATGAACGCCTGATACTCGATGTCTTCTGTGGCTCCCAAATGCATTTCGTACGCTCCGATGAGTTGCGCGAGGCGTGGCGCATCTTTACGCCCATTCTCCACAAAATCGAACAGGAACACACGAAGCCCTTGCCCTATGTCTATGGCTCCCGTGGTCCCAaggaggcggatcgcaagtGCGAGGAGGCCAACTTCCGTTACTATGGCTCCTACAAATGGCACGGCAGCAAGTCCAGCACATCCAATCTCTAG
- the LOC133849544 gene encoding glucose-6-phosphate 1-dehydrogenase isoform X2 — protein sequence MICEGTHFDGKIPHTFVVFGASGDLAKKKIYPTLWWLYRDDLLPKPTKICGYARSKMSIEKLRSNCDAYMKVQPGEQAKYDEFWSLNSYVAGAYDGRTGYELLNQQLEQMENHCKANRIFYLALPPSVYDLVTLNIKNICMSRNGWNRVIVEKPFGRDDVTSKALSDHLASLFDEEQLYRIDHYLGKEMVQNLMTIRFGNKILSSTWNRENIASVQITFKEPFGTQGRGGYFDEFGIIRDVMQNHLIQILSLVAMEKPVSCHPDDIRDEKVKVLKSIPALELSDMVLGQYVGNPDGTTEDARTGYLEDPTVTSTSTTPTFAMAVMKINNERWQGVPFILRCGKALNERKAEVRIQYQDVPGDIFEGHTKRNELVIRVQPGEALYFKMMTKSPGITFDIEETELDLTYEHRYKDSYLPDAYERLILDVFCGSQMHFVRSDELREAWRIFTPILHKIEQEHTKPLPYVYGSRGPKEADRKCEEANFRYYGSYKWHGSKSSTSNL from the exons ATGATTTGTGAGGGCACACACTTTGACGGCAAAATTCCGCACACTTTTGTGGTCTTTGGTGCCTCG GGCGATCTGGCGAAAAAGAAGATCTATCCTACTTTGTGGTGGCTTTACCGCGATGATTTGCTGCCAAAACCCACGAAAATATGCGGTTATGCTCGCTCCAAGATGTCCATTGAAAAGCTCCGCTCGAACTGCGACGCCTACATGAAG GTTCAACCCGGTGAGCAAGCCAAGTACGATGAGTTCTGGAGCCTCAACAGCTATGTGGCTGGTGCCTACGATGGTCGCACCGGCTACGAACTGCTCAATCAGCAATTGGAGCAGATGGAGAACCACTGCAAGGCGAATCGCATATTCTATTTGGCATTGCCGCCCAGTGTGTATGACCTGGTGACGCTGAACATCAAGAACATCTGCATGTCGCGCAACGGCTGGAATCGAGTGATCGTGGAGAAGCCTTTTGGCCGCGACGATGTCACCTCGAAGGCATTGAGCGATCATCTGGCGAGCCTGTTTGATGAAGAGCAACTCTATCGCATTGATCACTATCTGGGCAAGGAGATGGTACAGAATTTGATGACCATACGTTTTGGCAACAAGATCCTCAGCTCGACGTGGAATCGCGAAAATATCGCGTCCGTGCAGATCACATTCAAGGAACCCTTTGGCACTCAGGGCCGTGGCGGTTACTTCGATGAGTTTGGCATCATTCGCGATGTGATGCAGAACCATTTGATACAGATACTCTCGCTGGTCGCCATGGAGAAGCCCGTCTCGTGCCATCCCGATGACATTCGCGACGAGAAGGTCAAGGTGCTAAAGAGTATTCCGGCGCTGGAGCTCAGCGACATGGTTTTGGGTCAGTATGTGGGCAACCCGGATGGGACCACAGAGGATGCTCGCACTGGCTACTTGGAGGATCCAACCGTAACGAGCACTTCAACGACGCCCACATTTGCCATGGCCGTCATGAAGATCAACAATGAACGCTGGCAGGGCGTTCCGTTCATCTTGCGTTGCGGCAAAGCGTTGAACGAACGCAAGGCGGAGGTTCGCATTCAATATCAGGATGTCCCCGGCGACATCTTCGAGGGGCATACGAAACGCAACGAGCTGGTCATACGTGTCCAGCCCGGCGAGGCGCTCTACTTTAAGATGATGACCAAAAGTCCGGGCATTACGTTTGATATCGAGGAAACCGAATTGGATTTGACGTACGAGCATCGCTACAAGGATTCCTATCTGCCGGATGCGTATGAACGCCTGATACTCGATGTCTTCTGTGGCTCCCAAATGCATTTCGTACGCTCCGATGAGTTGCGCGAGGCGTGGCGCATCTTTACGCCCATTCTCCACAAAATCGAACAGGAACACACGAAGCCCTTGCCCTATGTCTATGGCTCCCGTGGTCCCAaggaggcggatcgcaagtGCGAGGAGGCCAACTTCCGTTACTATGGCTCCTACAAATGGCACGGCAGCAAGTCCAGCACATCCAATCTCTAG
- the LOC133849539 gene encoding cytokine receptor isoform X1 — MRLSSVWIFIAITCISPSYCECGISKGVEIQVSQERLRKGDAYNVTCSIVDLKEVQHNCKSHKIDMLRNNAKVATSYINATTLYHQVESAQPQHISQGYFCSCNGAGLVGIKFQIGVQLHIDDFDCHFLDEPGTQLVCTFSAPPQSFDVNPQTSYKLEYKRRWWNCTTTTNSFARVQCIVPSSHFSKFESEYKLVVNMNDGLGEMNNTFTRSKTECTVLPAMEELRQLNRSSNSHCLQYTDLRKSNHDGACCEYKLKLEPNTTHKVSTDPSNLMICLSQLLPHHNYTLNVSRRLNHPKTLWSEEAVYKFSTDATIPPRPPIVWSNGYVVDSSHRELLVHWQPLDEREYNGFNFTYNVTVRDSLGNFQVGNANIHLESNTVRISGMPPSTSRSDTYVITIKSQNSAGLSENSSHILISQLTTAEDRKPFDMCIETETQQLRWKEPNITDGLTSYTIYSCDIYNRSITDPDRCKDPLRLVANTNSWENYFIFQNSSYKDYRWAVAGNYSGSTAAAGIVWLDEKNSCHTNAGEWWFDIRNVHAIIALGVLGVTLYFLIRKFRYMSDIKVDLPPGVLVDRESNQMLLTATDDIPLTRREDVYSVTIKPLVVDNKSDITDKNTSIDNSANIDNSAYIDSSAYIDTSATIDDSAYVDTSATFDNNTFNVDNINTAGYTELSPMLLAPRFSATDNKSINPRNEPAVMDYVAMDMLARRQLPEYVKPPGSYTVL, encoded by the exons ATGCGGCTCTCATCAGTTTGGATTTTCATTGCGATCACGTGCATTTCGCCTTCGTATTGTGAGTGCGGTATATCAAAAGGTGTCGAGATTCAAGTGTCGCAGGAGCGACTGCGCAAAGGCGATGCGTATAATGTGACCTGTTCGATTGTAGATCTCAAAGAGGTGCAACACAATTGCAAATCACATAAGATTGATATGCTCAGGAATAACGCGAAAGTGGCCACGAGTTATATCAATGCGACAACCTTGTATCATCAAGTTGAGTCGGCTCAGCCACAACACATAAGCCAAGGATATTTTTGTTCCTGCAACGGAGCAGGTCTCGTGGGCATTAAATTCCAGATTGGTGTTCAGCTGCACATCGACGATTTCGATTGCCACTTTTTGGATGAACCGGGTACGCAACTTGTGTGCACTTTTAGTGCGCCGCCTCAGTCCTTCGATGTGAATCCACAAACCAGTTATAAGCTCGAATATAAGAGGCGGTGGTGGAActgcaccacaacaacaaacagcttTGCCAGGGTGCAATGCATTGTGCCCAGTAGCCACTTCAGCAAGTTTGAATCCGAATATAAGCTGGTGGTCAACATGAACGATGGTCTAGGTGAGATGAATAACACATTCACGCGATCCAAGACCGAGTGCACTGTGCTGCCGGCCATGGAGGAGCTGAGGCAGCTCaatcgcagcagcaactcccACTGCCTACAATATACAGATTTGAGGAAATCAAATCACGATGGCGCGTGCTGTGAATACAAACTCAAATTGGAGCCAAATACTACCCACAAAGTGTCGACTGACCCATCAAACCTAATGATATGTCTGTCCCAACTGTTGCCGCACCACAACTACACGTTAAACGTGAGTCGGCGCCTCAACCACCCAAAAACACTTTGGAGCGAGGAAGCTGTTTACAAGTTCAGCACAGATGCCACCATTCCGCCACGGCCGCCAATTGTCTGGTCGAATGGTTATGTCGTCGATAGCAGTCACCGGGAATTGCTAGTGCATTGGCAGCCATTGGATGAACGCGAATATAATGGATTTAATTTCACCTACAACGTTACTGTGCGCGACAGCCTGGGAAACTTTCAAGTCGG GAATGCAAACATTCACCTGGAATCGAATACGGTTCGCATCAGCGGCATGCCACCGTCGACATCGAGAAGCGATACCTATGTGATAACAATCAAAAGCCAAAATAGTGCGGGACTCTCGGAAAACAGCAGCCACATTTTGATATCCCAGTTGACAACCGCAGAGGATCGTAAACCGTTTGATATGTGCATCGAAACGGAAACACAGCAATTGCGTTGGAAAGAACCGAACATAACCGACGGTCTCACCTCCTATACTATCTATTCGTGTGATATCTATAACCGATCTATTACCGATCCCGATCGCTGTAAGGATCCATTACGTCTAGTGGCAAATACGAACAGTTGGGAGAATTATTTCATCTTCCAGAATAGTTCCTATAAAGATTATAGATGGGCCGTTGCTGGCAACTACAGCGGATCGACGGCCGCCGCCGGCATTGTCTGGTTGGATGAGAAGAATTCGTGTCACACGAATGCTGGCGAATGGTGGTTCGACATCCGAAATGTTCACGCAATCATTGCACTGGGCGTTCTTGGCGttactttatattttcttatacgCAAATTCCGCTACATGTCGGACATTAAGGTCGACCTGCCACCTGGTGTTCTAGTCGATCGGGAATCGAATCAAATGCTACTCACCGCGACCGACGACATTCCCCTTACTCGCAGAGAGGACGTTTACAGCGTGACCATAAAGCCACTGGTCGTCGACAATAAAAGCGACATCACCGATAAAAATACCAGCATCGATAACAGCGCTAACATTGATAACAGCGCTTACATCGATAGCAGCGCTTACATTGATACCAGCGCAACCATCGATGACAGCGCTTACGTTGACACCAGCGCAACCTTCGATAACAACACTTTTAACGTCGATAACATCAATACCGCTGGCTACACAGAACTCTCGCCTATGTTGCTAGCGCCGCGATTTAGCGCCACCGATAACAAATCGATAAATCCTCGCAATGAACCTGCTGTTATGGACTACGTTGCGATGGATATGCTGGCAAGGCGACAGCTTCCGGAATATGTTAAGCCACCGGGATCGTATACAGTTTTGTAA
- the LOC133849539 gene encoding uncharacterized protein LOC133849539 isoform X2 has translation MNANIHLESNTVRISGMPPSTSRSDTYVITIKSQNSAGLSENSSHILISQLTTAEDRKPFDMCIETETQQLRWKEPNITDGLTSYTIYSCDIYNRSITDPDRCKDPLRLVANTNSWENYFIFQNSSYKDYRWAVAGNYSGSTAAAGIVWLDEKNSCHTNAGEWWFDIRNVHAIIALGVLGVTLYFLIRKFRYMSDIKVDLPPGVLVDRESNQMLLTATDDIPLTRREDVYSVTIKPLVVDNKSDITDKNTSIDNSANIDNSAYIDSSAYIDTSATIDDSAYVDTSATFDNNTFNVDNINTAGYTELSPMLLAPRFSATDNKSINPRNEPAVMDYVAMDMLARRQLPEYVKPPGSYTVL, from the exons AT GAATGCAAACATTCACCTGGAATCGAATACGGTTCGCATCAGCGGCATGCCACCGTCGACATCGAGAAGCGATACCTATGTGATAACAATCAAAAGCCAAAATAGTGCGGGACTCTCGGAAAACAGCAGCCACATTTTGATATCCCAGTTGACAACCGCAGAGGATCGTAAACCGTTTGATATGTGCATCGAAACGGAAACACAGCAATTGCGTTGGAAAGAACCGAACATAACCGACGGTCTCACCTCCTATACTATCTATTCGTGTGATATCTATAACCGATCTATTACCGATCCCGATCGCTGTAAGGATCCATTACGTCTAGTGGCAAATACGAACAGTTGGGAGAATTATTTCATCTTCCAGAATAGTTCCTATAAAGATTATAGATGGGCCGTTGCTGGCAACTACAGCGGATCGACGGCCGCCGCCGGCATTGTCTGGTTGGATGAGAAGAATTCGTGTCACACGAATGCTGGCGAATGGTGGTTCGACATCCGAAATGTTCACGCAATCATTGCACTGGGCGTTCTTGGCGttactttatattttcttatacgCAAATTCCGCTACATGTCGGACATTAAGGTCGACCTGCCACCTGGTGTTCTAGTCGATCGGGAATCGAATCAAATGCTACTCACCGCGACCGACGACATTCCCCTTACTCGCAGAGAGGACGTTTACAGCGTGACCATAAAGCCACTGGTCGTCGACAATAAAAGCGACATCACCGATAAAAATACCAGCATCGATAACAGCGCTAACATTGATAACAGCGCTTACATCGATAGCAGCGCTTACATTGATACCAGCGCAACCATCGATGACAGCGCTTACGTTGACACCAGCGCAACCTTCGATAACAACACTTTTAACGTCGATAACATCAATACCGCTGGCTACACAGAACTCTCGCCTATGTTGCTAGCGCCGCGATTTAGCGCCACCGATAACAAATCGATAAATCCTCGCAATGAACCTGCTGTTATGGACTACGTTGCGATGGATATGCTGGCAAGGCGACAGCTTCCGGAATATGTTAAGCCACCGGGATCGTATACAGTTTTGTAA
- the LOC133848613 gene encoding cytokine receptor, which produces MLTRIMIDRGAHTAFMLFILLGFNIHLALCNKGSPGLALPQRVELPIGSDLNISCTIDTEYFSQIEQTCNASQLYFKMSTHQGSRETIYKTKPYIWYINDTSILFTAHNLSEQDATYVCMCDMHGIDQSKVFVGSPPSKVQDFECTSYNWDYMFCNFTTPKNSIITKYNVSFETQKNSIYRYYVDCNFDGAPIVNCNITNEKYRKFNEYFYFRLEMSNALGQEIQYVEVNNVERMLLAQPGEQLKLLNTTKDSICISWIMPRRSNFNGGVLWSVLVTPENFSTIMRPMWRNNSSTVYDTLCLTELPYAGYKYLLELRVRNNKTKSRFSQPLNYYFRTAPERPDRPPRVTNGSFYVYSSESQLTVYWEQLEKHEMNGDNFTYVISEFRVNGKLNDTSRIKMDMNSATIENWNKTVKHELLIRSSNNVNTSVEASRLVIPPITSEDTRQRVPKKIRSVYHSSNASYTISWKEPNNSSELINYTVFWCNSKPALQSKCNGTIHFEHVPRDRVQFTTRSAQPTSLNMAVSANYVDRNTGMHWMSCSRDVSDDLAKMEPSIEEVTNSSLAVKWSTERVCPAILSGYNLTYCQRSAGKPDNCTTKVLDSNAVDFTIHNLEPYTYYSVKMFMYSSSRASKYSDELINRTGEAAPTQPRQLQYSRLGNTSVILSWKPPLKANGVVRAYEGSFRHHNKTEYFKLPAYTDELVDNEKLVIYELGNLTAYTHYEISIRARTLYSSEPSNVIRFRTAVGVPSPPQYLSAENKLESMTLEWVAPLQPAGRLEYYEVSVRERDENNSVISQRSSYISGEQNRSCVMMTPVCTPMHAFYYQVRAVNVEQLEQPLEEHRVPHFITSWPQQCAALPALNAAAWKQLENYSNASLYRLHKSSWTVQQVSCSPDGRNNTKALLTSVQLIVIAIVLFGTGHVAIRKYQKMSDIDLELPSGLKETLKKPMESSSLGLGLGLGGMTVGERVTNAGGIIDSRMDSPPQYSPQDLPHDFGGSGNESAKLLLANNSSSSGCGMERLDGYEEDQQAVTSLPPASYLSMSQSNYLDDDSVNNANATELIATTHAAAAAAENAAAGGYIKPTQMKNWNSNANNTPTNANSLPLSGYVPVQVLQQARSNPAAPAAAPTTTTAVPQPQQLHLLSSSNYVQAADLHKLKAAASTSPTSTPPTSVAPPAANSFGYTSMEQLQRTGLMKPTVPSYVQPPANLHHQRLLQQQQQSLHPHPHHQQQQLQQTHHQQQQQQQLQQQQPNIGGYVTPQDLNAIALNRHML; this is translated from the exons ATGTTGACGCGCATTATGATCGATCGAGGTGCGCATACGGCATTTATGCTGTTTATACTACTCGGCTTTAACATCCACCTGGCACTGTGCAACAAAGGGTCACCTGGCCTGGCGCTGCCACAGCGAGTGGAGCTGCCAATTGGCAGTGATTTGAATATTAGTTGCACCATCGATACGGAATATTTCAGTCAAATTGAACAGACCTGCAATGCATCACAGCTCTATTTCAAGATGTCCACGCATCAGGGCAGCAGGGAAACTATCTACAAGACCAAGCCATATATCTGGTATATCAACGATACCAGCATTCTTTTTACCGCCCACAACCTGAGCGAACAGGATGCGACCTATGTGTGCATGTGCGACATGCACGGCATTGATCAGTCAAAGGTTTTTGTGGGCAGTCCACCATCCAAGGTGCAGGACTTTGAATGCACCAGCTACAATTGGGATTACATGTTCTGCAATTTTACGACGCCCAAGAACAGCATCATCACCAAGTACAATGTCAGTTTTGAGACGCAAAAGAACTCAATCTATCGCTACTACGTCGATTGCAATTTCGATGGTGCTCCCATTGTGAATTGTAACATTACAAACGAAAAGTATCGCAAGTTTAATGAATACTTCTACTTCCGCCTGGAGATGTCAAATGCCCTGGGCCAGGAGATACAATATGTGGAAGTGAACAATGTGGAGCGAATGCTGCTCGCTCAGCCCGGCGAACAGCTGAAGCTGCTCAATACGACGAAGGATTCGATTTGCATTAGCTGGATAATGCCGCGACGCAGCAACTTCAATGGTGGTGTTCTCTGGTCTGTTCTGGTGACTCCCGAGAACTTCTCGACCATCATGCGTCCAATGTGGCGCAACAACTCGTCGACTGTCTATGATACGTTATGTTTGACGGAGTTGCCCTATGCCggctataaatatttgcttgagTTGCGCgtgcgcaacaacaaaaccaaatccCGCTTCAGTCAGCCATTGAATTACTATTTTCGGACCGCACCGGAGCGTCCAGATCGTCCGCCTCGCGTCACCAATGGCAGCTTCTATGTCTATTCATCAGAATCACAGTTGACGGTCTATTGGGAGCAACTGGAGAAACACGAGATGAATGGCGATAACTTCACCTATGTGATTAGCGAGTTTCGCGTGAATGGCAAACTCAA CGACACTTCAAGGATCAAGATGGACATGAACTCGGCCACCATCGAGAACTGGAACAAGACAGTCAAGCATGAGCTGCTCattcgcagcagcaacaatgtgAACACCTCGGTGGAGGCAAGTCGGCTAGTTATTCCGCCCATCACAAGCGAGGACACGCGTCAACGGGTGCCAAAGAAGATACGCAGCGTTTACCACTCGAGCAACGCGAGCTATACGATTAGCTGGAAGGAGccgaacaacagcagcgaactGATCAACTACACCGTCTTCTGGTGCAACTCGAAACCGGCGCTGCAATCGAAATGCAATGGAACGATTCACTTTGAGCATGTGCCCAGGGATCGGGTGCAGTTCACCACACGCAGTGCTCAGCCGACGTCGCTGAACATGGCGGTGTCGGCGAACTATGTGGATCGCAACACGGGCATGCACTGGATGAGCTGCTCCCGCGACGTCTCCGATGATCTGGCCAAAATGGAGCCCAGCATCGAGGAGGTGACCAACTCATCGCTGGCCGTCAAATGGAGCACCGAACGCGTCTGTCCCGCCATCCTCAGTGGCTACAATCTAACCTACTGTCAACGCTCCGCTGGCAAACCCGATAACTGCACCACCAAGGTCCTCGACTCCAATGCCGTCGACTTCACCATTCACAATCTCGAGCCTTACACCTACTACAGCGTCAAGATGTTCATGTACTCGAGTTCGCGTGCCAGCAAATACAGCGATGAGCTGATCAATCGCACCGGCGAAGCGGCCCCGACGCAACCACGTCAGCTGCAGTACTCCCGCCTGGGCAACACCAGCGTCATCCTCTCGTGGAAGCCGCCGCTGAAGGCGAATGGCGTCGTCCGTGCCTATGAGGGCAGCTTTAGGCACCACAACAAGACCGAGTACTTCAAGCTGCCCGCCTACACGGATGAGCTGGTCGACAACGAGAAGCTGGTCATCTACGAGCTGGGCAACCTCACCGCCTACACGCACTACGAGATCAGCATTCGCGCCCGCACGCTCTACAGCTCCGAGCCGAGCAACGTCATCCGCTTCCGCACCGCCGTTGGAG TGCCATCGCCGCCGCAGTATCTGAGTGCGGAGAACAAGCTGGAGAGCATGACGTTGGAGTGGGTGGCGCCTCTGCAGCCAGCAGGACGACTGGAATACTACGAGGTGTCCGTCCGGGAGAGGGACGAGAACAATAGTGTGATCAGTCAGCGATCGAGCTACATCAGTGGCGAGCAGAATCGCAGCTGTGTGATGATGACGCCCGTGTGCACGCCAATGCATGCGTTTTACTATCAGGTGCGTGCCGTGAATGTGGAGCAACTGGAGCAGCCGCTGGAGGAGCACAGAGTGCCTCACTTTATCACCTCGTGGCCACAACAATGTGCTGCACTGCCGGCATTGAATGCAGCCGCGTGGAAGCAGCTGGAGAACTATTCGAATGCGTCGCTGTATCGATTGCACAAGTCCAGCTGGACGGTGCAGCAGGTGAGCTGCTCCCCGGATGGCAGAAACAACACCAAGGCGCTGCTGACCAGCGTCCAACTGATTGTCATTGCGATTGTGCTGTTTGGCACCGGCCACGTTGCCATACGCAAGTATCAAAAGATGTCGGACATTGATCTGGAGTTGCCGTCGGGTCTGAAGGAGACACTGAAGAAACCGATGGAGAGCAGCTCGCTGGGATTGGGTTTGGGATTGGGCGGCATGACGGTCGGAGAGCGTGTAACGAATGCGGGCGGCATCATTGACAGTCGCATGGACTCGCCACCGCAATATTCTCCACAGGATTTGCCCCACGATTTCGGAGGCAGCGGGAATGAGAGCGCCAAGCTGCTGTTGGCCAACAACTCGTCGAGCAGCGGCTGTGGCATGGAGCGTCTCGATGGCTACGAAGAGGATCAGCAGGCAGTGACATCGCTGCCCCCGGCCAGCTACTTGTCGATGAGCCAGAGCAATTACCTCGACGACGACAGCGTGAACAATGCGAATGCCACCGAATTGATTGCCACAACGCatgcggcggctgctgctgctgagaaTGCTGCTGCCGGTGGCTACATCAAGCCGACGCAAATGAAGAATTGGAacagcaatgccaacaacactcCCACAAATGCCAATAGCTTGCCCCTGAGTGGTTATGTGCCTGTTCAAGTGCTGCAGCAAGCACGTTCCAATccagctgctccagctgcagctccgacaacaacaacagctgtgcCGCAGCCTCAGCAGCTGCACttgctcagcagcagcaactatgTGCAAGCTGCCGATCTGCACAAGCTGAAGGCAGCGGCGTCAACGTCGCCAACGTCGACGCCGCCAACGTCGGTGGCGCCTCCGGCTGCCAACAGCTTTGGCTACACGTCCatggagcagctgcagcgcacGGGGCTGATGAAGCCAACGGTGCCCAGCTACGTGCAGCCGCCGGCAAATTTGCATCATCAGCgtttgctgcaacagcaacaacaatcgcttCATCCTCATCcccatcatcaacagcagcagctgcagcaaacgcatcaccaacagcaacaacaacagcagctgcagcagcaacagccgaatATTGGTGGCTATGTGACGCCACAGGATCTGAATGCCATTGCCCTCAATCGCCATATGCTGTAA